The genomic window GTCTCTAGCCAGTCCTCGTCCTGTACAGGTAACTATCAGTGGGGAAGTATTTCGACCAGGTATTTATAATATTTCCGCCGCTTTACCCCGTGTGGCTGATGCTTTGCTGATAGCTGGTGGTTCTAGCATTGGTGCTGACTTGAGACAGGTAAAAGTACGTCGTCGGTTAATGGATGGTTCTACCATTGCCCAAAATATTGACCTGTATGGGACACTGCAAAATGACGGCTCACTACCTAGCTTACGTCTACAAGATGGCGATGCTATTATTGTGCCACGGCGTGAAATTGGCACAGATGACGGTTATGACCGGACTTTAGTCTCTCGTTCCTCCTTAGCTATACCGCAAATTAGAGTCCGAGTCTTAAATTATGCAGCTGGGGGAATCGTGACGCAAGCACTGCCGAACGGTAGCACCTTTGTAGATGCCTTGGGTGGAATCAATCTTGATACTGCTAACCTGCGGGATATTGCTTTAGTGCGGTTTGACCCAGAACGAGGGAAAGCTGTAACTCAATCGTTAGATGCAAAGAAAGCTATGAATGGTGATGTCGCGCAAAACGTGCCACTGCAAGATAATGATGTGATTGTAGTTGGTCGCAACCTAATTGGCAGAATAACCAACTTTCTTAGTACAATTACTCAGCCATTTTTCAATGTGCGTTCCTTCCTGAATTTCTTTGAAAACTTTGGCGGCAGAAATTAAAATATTTGTTTTTGAGGTATATGGCTTGTAAAGGATAAATCAAGAATGTAGCAAAATGAAACACGGGGGTGACTAATGAATCGTCAATCATGAATAATAACAGTAACTATAATGACAACTAGCGATCGCCGATTCTATCCACCCTCGTCTGTTTACCGATGCTTCTGTTATGACCCCACCAATTGTTAAGCGTTACGTCATTGCTTTTGAAAAATACAAATGGATTGGACTAGCCAGCTTTGCTTTAATTGTGGCGGGGTCAACAGTCGTCGCCATCCAACCCGATCCGCCACCCACCTATGTAGCAGATAGCTCATTAACCTACTCTCGCCCACCAGTCTCTTTCTCTGCTACTGGTAGTGAAATTCAACAACAAGGTCAAGAACTCAATGAGGAAGTATTGCTCTCAGACCAGTTGATTGAACGTGTGGGAACAAAAATGAATGTCTCACCAAAAACCATCGGTGAAAGCGTCGCACTGAAGCTACCCAGGAGAAATGCCCGGACTGGACAATTAGAATCTAATATTATTGAACTCAAGTATCGAGACAGCAACCCCAAACGCGCCCAGGAAGTGTTGGTGGAATTGATGCAAGCGATGGTGAAGTTGAGTAGTGATATTAATACGGGGCGTTTAAGAGCAATTATTGAAAAAATTAATGAACGGATACCGGATGCTAAGTCAGAACTACAAGCAGCCGAACAGAGGCTAGAGATTTACGATCGCCGGGAGCGTCCTGCTATATTGGCAGCTGAAAACGGTAGTCTGCTGAGTGCAGTCACCAATAGCCAAAATCAACAGCGTTTAATTCAACAAACTGTTGCGGGGATTGATGCCCAAATTCGCAGTTTACAAGATAAGTTAGGCTTAAACGTCGGTCAAGCTTATGTTTCCTCTGCCTTAAGTGCCGACCCAATTCTGGGCGATTTACGCGCACGCCTGTATCAAACTGAATCACAGATGACTTTACTGCAAAAGGATCTGCGACCAGAACATCCCACTATGATTCAGTTACAGCGTCAAAAACAAGCCAGTGAAGAATTGCTGCAACAACGAGCAGCAGAGGTGATAGGTGGTGATGGTACAGCCGCACCTCTGGCGGGGAGTGTAACGGGTATTCGCGCCCAAAGCAACCTCGACCCAGCAAGACAACAGCTAGCAAACCAGATGGTAGCTTTACAAACCCAACGGGAAACCTTAGAACAACAGTTATTACAGCAAAGACGTGAAGAACTGCAACTACGTCAGGAGTATTCCCAAATACCTAATAAACAACTAGAGCGATCGCGCCTAGAACAAGAAGTGGGACTCAAAAAAGCAGTTTTTGACCAAATGCAAGCCAAGCTAACTGATGCCAAAACGGCTGAGGCAGAAACAGTTAGTAGTTTTAGTGTAGCCAGACTACCTTCTGTGATTGCTGATGCGAAAAAACCTAAGAGTGTACCCTTGACGTTAGGTGTCGGTGGGTTCTTAGGATTTTTGGTTGGTGGTGGGGTAATCTTCTTATTGGGTTCTCTAGAAGGCACTTTCAGAACCAGAGAGGATATCCGCGACAGTCTAAAACAGCGCGAAGTAGCCTTACTGGGCGAATTACCGTTGATGCCTGTGGATGATTTACCACCAGAAGGAATACCTGTGGTTCTATCTTCCGAATCCCTGTATTTAGAGTTTTATGAGAAGTTCCGCAGTAACTTGCGCCGGATTGGAGGCAGAAACTTAAAGGTAGTATTAATTACGAGTACAAGTAGTCAGGAAGGTAAAACCACCAGTGCTTACAACTTAGGTATAGCGGCGGCGCGTGCTGGCAAAAGAACTTTGATCATTAGACATCTCCGAAAACAGTCAAAGCCTTTGTTTGGCTAGGCTGTAGCCACTAAATGCAATCATCTTAAATTAGCTATTCTGTACGATGAAATAAGACTTTGAGATATTTGCTGTTGATAATTAGGCAAAAATATCTAGTTATATGCGATAATTTTAACCTGATGATATAGCTGATATTTCTAATGGTAATATTAGCCCTCGAATCCGTAACCTTACTAGCCCACAAATCGTCAAAATTACTTGCTTATATTTGCGGGTATTTAACCTAAATCTCTCTTGGACAACTCGAAAGATTTTGACTGACCGTATTCGATGTTCAACAAAGATTCGTTTAGATGAAAATATTTTGTTCTGTTCTTTCTGTTCAGTTGTTAGTTCTTGATTTCTTGGTTTCTTAATTGGAGTTGTAATTAAATCTTCTCCAAGATATGCCTTATCTCCTTTAAATCTTTGTTTGGCATCAAACTCTGAACGATATTCTCGGAACAAAGTTATATCGCTTTTTGGACCAGGTTCACCTGCCACAACATCAACGATATCACTAGCATCAGGTAAAATAATCATTTGAGTTTTAAATGTATGATTACTCTTCTTACCTGAAAAATATTTCTTTTGTTCATCATTGTCTCTAGGTCTTTCTCTGACTTGTTCATAGCTATCTACTATTAATTCATATTCTGTGAGCATTTCTTTTACTACTTCATAGTCAGAAGCGTTTTTTTTTTACTTGTTCAAGCAAACTTGATGGCAGTAATTCTCGCAAGTTAGGCAACCAATAGTTAAACGTATCGTTGGCTGTAGACTCACTTACTTCAAACTGAATACCTAGAAGTTGAAAGGTTGTCAGATGTCGGAGATACACTAAAGTTAAAATGATTTGTTCAGAAATAGATAATTTTGGTTTCCGACCTCCTCCACCAGCAATAATTCTCACTTTCTTAGATTCCAGTAAAGCTTTTTTTTCATGATATAATCTTTCCCCATTTATGATTAATTGTTGTAACTGTTCATATTCCAGACCTATTAACCTTTGGGTTTGTTTAGGATTCTCTTCAATGTAATTCAGTATATTGCTCATGCTTCTGTGTCAAAATAACGCTTTAATGTTCTTTTATCACAGAATAATACTATTTTGGAGATGTCTATTGAAACAGATTTGCGATCGCCTTCACGCTGTTTATCTTTGAAAGTCAACCCAGACCCTGATGCTACCCTAGAACCCCTGCGTTATTACGGCAGCCTGAGCGAATGTATTCGTTTAGTCCCTGAAGTTGAGAATCTATACATTATTCCCAGTCCTGGCCCTGTGCGCCAATCTGCGGCTGTTTTAGAATCAAGCGAAATGCGGCGACTCATGGAAGATGTCAGAGAACGTTATGATCTAGTAATTCTAGATACAAATCCTCTCAGCCTATCTAATGATCCTCTATTAATTCAACCCTACAGTGATGGCATAGTATTGGTAGCAAGACCAAACTATACCCAAGAAAATATGTTAGGTGAGGCTATTGATCAATTATTAGAAGCTGAACTGGGACTGGTAGGAGTGATTATCAACGGTGCTGATATCAGTATTGCCTTACCTCCATCAGATGAATCTTCATCTGGGGAAGAAGTAGGAATCACAGATGAAGCAACAGAAATTTCTGTAGGTGCTAATCACAATTATTAAACAGATATCCCATTTGTAGGGTTGCTTAGGGCTACAGTGCTTAACGCACCATCAACCCTCAAATCTTGGATGATTCTCCCCGCTTGGGGTGAGTGGCGTTTGACGTAAGGAAACCCAATATGGATCATGGTTTTAGGTTAATCTACCAGTAGGCTTACGCCCCGCAGGAAAGGCTGCACCTAATCCATGAATAATCTTCATCTCATCTCTGAGTATAAAAATTTTGATGGTAAACTCGGTTTTTACTCTCATTACTCCTCAGTCTGTAATAGCGAAATGCGTTTTGCTGTCTATCAGCCACCACAAGTTAACCAAAAACAAGTACCAGTTCTCTATTTTCTCTCTGGTTTGACTTGCACTGAAGAAAATTTCATAGTTAAAGCTGGGGCGCAACGCTATGCGGCTGAGTACGGTTTGATGTTGGTTGCACCGGATACTAGCCCCCGTAATACTGGTATTAGGGGTGAGGATGACGACTGGGATTTTGGTACAGGTGCGGGTTTTTATGTGGATGCGACTGAAGCACCTTGGAAATCTCACTATCAAATGTATAGTTATGTCGTGGAAGAATTACCGGGTGTAATTGCTGCTAATTTTCCCGTGCAAGCCGAGAATCAGGGGATTTTCGGTCATTCAATGGGTGGACATGGGGCGTTAGTATGTGCTATGCGAAATCCCAATTTATATAAATCTGTATCAGCCTTTGCACCGATTGTTGCACCTATGGGTTGTCCTTGGGGACAGAAAGCTTTTAATGGTTATCTAGGTAGCAATCAAGCCAGTTGGCGTGCTTATGATGCTAGTGAATTGGTGCAGCAAGTTGGTTATCATAGTTCAATTTTGATTGATCAAGGTACTGCTGATCAATTTCTCACGGGGCAATTACTCACGGAAGTATTTGCACAGGCTTGTAAAAGTGTTAACCAGCCTCTAAACTTACGGTATCAAGTAGGCTATGACCACAGTTATTATTTCATTGCTAGTTTTGTAGAGGATCATATTCGCCATCATGCGATCGCTTTTGGTTTAATTCCAAATTAAGGAAAAGAGCAAATCATGAGTCTGGTTTGGCAAGCTGATTTTTATCGTAGTCCTCACAAAGATACCGCAGGACATACTTTATGGGAGTTGTTGATTTGTGATGCAACTCGCAGTTTTGAGTATACAGCTACTTGTTCCCAGTCAGAAGCTAACGCAAGTTGGTTAACTGCCCAAATTGAGCAAGCGGCTGGTGAAAAATTACCAGATGTTATCCAGGTGTTTCGTCCTCAGTCTTTGAGTTTACTTGAAGTAGCTGGGCGGAATTTAGGGATCAACATCAAGCCTCACCGCCAAACCTTGGCTTTGAAACAATGGTTGCAAGAGAAGCAATATCCCCTAGCTATAGATAAGCCACCCCCTTTACCATTACCGGAAAACCTCTGGGGGGAAGAGTGGCGGTTTGCGACAATTCCGGCGGGTGATATTGTCGATTTGTTTAGCGATCGCCCCATGCCGATTTTGTCTGTGCCAGAATCTCTACAACCGATTAATTTGGGTTTAGCATCAACAGTGGCTATTCCTGGTGTGGTAATTTTTGGTGGCAGGCGATCGCTTCGTCTAGCACAATGGATACAATCAGCCCATCCTGTATCACTCAACTATATTGCCGGTGCGCCAGATGGTTTAGTTTTAGAAGCTGGTTTAGTAGATAGATGGATTTTGGTTACTTTTGATGATCCAGAAGTAGCGGCGGCGGCGAAAGTTTATGAACAGCGCAAACAGCACAGCCGAGGACTGCATTTTTTAATAGTACAACCTGATGATTCTGGAATGACCTACAGTGGTTTTTGGTTGTTACAAGCAGAAGTTTCTATCTCTAGTCAGGATTAGTTTAAGTTGCAATCTGCGGCTACTTATTCAATCGGTTTCAAAAGTAATGATTGGCGTTTCAATCCCTTATAGGGAGTTAGTGAAATTGCAATTGTCTTAAAGCGTAATCTTCCCTGTTATCTTCATGTGTTTCAATCCCTAATAGGGAGTTAGTGAAATTGCAATGCAAGCGGATCTCCGGTAAAAGTTGGATTCAAGTGTCTATCTGTTTCAATCCCTAATAGGGAGTTAGTGAAATTGCAATTATCCTTTTATATTACTACTGTGCTTTGAACCAAGTTAAGTTTCAATCCCTAATAGGGAGTTAGTGAAATTGCAATGTCCAATGGTTCAGCGATTTTTCTAGATAAGCTAGTTTCAATCCCTAATAGGGAGTTAGTGAAATTGCAATCTTTTATTCATATTTAGTTGTAGATGAGAAAGGTGTTTCAATCCCTAATAGGGAGTTAGTGAAATTGCAATAAAAAGCCATCTATGCGCTCATTCTCAATCTCTCTTGCTGTTTCAATCCCTAATAGGGAGTTAGTGAAATTGCAATAAATTACATGAGGCAAAACAAAGAGGATACCCAAATGTTTCAATCCCTAATAGGGAGTTAGTGAAATTGCAATTTGATACCCAATCAATTAATAACTCAGACACTTCTACTCGTTTCAATCCCTAATAGGGAGTTAGTGAAATTGCAATATAGCAAAGCTATCCACAACGATACAATATCGGCGTTTCAATCCCTAATAGGGAGTTAGTGAAATTGCAATAATTGCTTAAACTGTCCGATTGCTGAATCTGATAAAGTTTCAATCCCTAATAGGGAGTTAGTGAAATTGCAATTGTAGAGGATAAAGGTCTTGCAAACAAATGCAAGTTTCAATCCCTAATAGGGAGTTAGTGAAATTGCAATCACCCCTAGTGATTGCGTTATTCAATAGTCTAAGTTTTGTAGTTTCAATCCCTAATAGGGAGTTAGTGAAATTGCAATTTGTTAATCCAAGCTTTACGGAATGATTTCGCATCTGTTTCAATCCCTAATAGGGAGTTAGTGAAATTGCAATAACTAGGGGTATTTTTTTTAGAAATAATAATCTACTGTTTCAATCCCTAATAGGGAGTTAGTGAAATTGCAATTCAAAAATGCTTCTTTTCATTCAGTGATCCACTTTAGTTTCAATCCCTAATAGGGAGTTAGTGAAATTGCAATCCTAAATAAGCCTTCCCAACACTAGGACAATATGTTTCAATCCCTAATAGGGAGTTAGTGAAATTGCAATAATGATAGCAATAGAATTGTTCATTGCAGACTCGTTTCAATCCCTAATAGGGAGTTAGTGAAATTGCAATTAATGGGTTTGAGCAGCGATCGCTTGTTTGTTTTCCAGTTTCAATCCCTAATAGGGAGTTAGTGAAATTGCAATTTCACCTTCACGAGATCCGGTGTAACCATCGTCCGTGTTTCAATCCCTAATAGGGAGTTAGTGAAATTGCAATTCATGTTTGCTCATGGTTTTAATCAAATCAATAGCCACGTTTCAATCCCTAATAGGGAGTTAGTGAAATTGCAATTTTTAAAATTCACTTAACTCCAACCAAAATGGAAATCAGGTTTCAATCCCTAATAGGGAGTTAGTGAAATTGCAATTCTGTTGGTTTGGAATCTCCCTTTTGGAAGTCTGTTTCAATCCCTAATAGGGAGTTAGTGAAATTGCAATTCCCTTTCCTCTTGCTGTCCTGGGAGAAATGGCAGGTTTCAATCCCTAATAGGGAGTTAGTGAAATTGCAATTCCAGCCGGGAAAATGAAGCGGTCGATAGTTCCCGTTTCAATCCCTAATAGGGAGTTAGTGAAATTGCAATTTGGAGGCAGAAATAAACTAGCAACATTAGTTGATAGGTTTCAATCCCTAATAGGGAGTTAGTGAAATTGCAATGTTAATAGTTCTTCTTGACCATCCCCTATCAACTTGTTTCAATCCCTAATAGGGAGTTAGTGAAATTGCAATTCGATAAGTGTTGTCGTCCCATTGGAAAGGGTGCGTTTCAATCCCTAATAGGGAGTTAGTGAAATTGCAATCTCTGCTAACCGATTCAGAAAAAAATCAATATCAGTTTCAATCCCTAATAGGGAGTTAGTGAAATTGCAATAGCGACGACCTGAAACACTCTCTGTATTTAGTTTTCAAGGTTCGGTTGCGCGAATTTGGTAATTGTAGCATAGAAAATTGTGATTGAGTAGTATGCAAATGTCTAAAACCCTTACTGCATAAAGTGCGCGGCTATTTTTGCCAAGAAATTTTTCAAAAGTATTACACAGATGGACTTTCAGCCTTAGTTGCGAAAACCTGATTTGGAACACCTACCCATTCGCGCATTCAGACCAGAAAATTCCCCAGTCCCCATTCCCAAGTTCCTAGCCCTTGGCTTCTACCCGTGCTTGCGTCACCATTGCGATCAAAGTATGATGAGCATCTTCTGAATCTGCTAAAACATGATCAAACTGGATGCGAATAGGGAGACTTTCGCCATTGGTTTGTGCGGTTAAGTCCATACCTTGAGCATCAATTGCTAGCATTTGCGCTGCGGTTGCTTGGGATGCTCCGCCAAAAAATTTTGCGTAAAGCAGCACAGCGTTAGCATGATCCTCGTTCATGTGGTTGCAGATGCGCGAACTAATCTCAGGAGAAAACTGATCTGACATAGTGAAATAAAGAACTAGAAATCAAACAACTGAATAAATTCTAAGATAAGGTAAGGCAAATTTGTACAGATAGAGTGCAGAGTGAGTAGTAAACACCCCGCTACCGCGAAGAGAACTCAGCACTATTTTCCAGACAAGCAAGCTAATTTGCAAAATAAAAAATACAATAAATTATATTTGTCAACTAGTTATTATCTTTATTTGCGGAAATATGACCGCTTAAACTGTAAGCAAAGTATTCAGCTAATTTATGGCAGCGAAGATCCGATGAGCGAAACTAGTCAACGTCGAATAGTTATTGGGGATGTGCATGGCTACTATGAAGGATTAATGAGATTATTAGAAGCGATCGCTCCTGCTTCGGATGACCAAGTATATTTTTTGGGAGATTTAATTGATCGTGGCCCCCAGAGTTCACAGGTAGTGGATTTAGTTAGGCAAAACAATTACCAATGTCTACTAGGCAACCACGAGCAGATGTTAGTAAATATTCTGACTAGTGAAAATGTCCCTCTAGCCTTAATGCAAGCATGGTTACATAGTGGTGGACAAGCAACTATAGCCAGCTACCCAGATACGACTATTTCGCCAGAACACTTAGATTGGTTCAAGAGTTTACCTACCTATATTGACTTAGGGGATATATGGCTAACTCATGCTGGAGTTGACCCTAAAAAGTTGCTTAAGGAACAAACCGCCGAGCAGCTTTGCTGGATCAGAGGAGAATTTCACAGCATAGAACAGCCATACTTTACTGATAAGCTGATTGTTATTGGTCATACCATTACCTTTACTTTCCCTGGTGTAAACCCTGGACAATTAGCTCAAGGCAGGGGATGGTTAGATATAGATACTGGAGCTTACCACCCTCGTAGCGGGTGGTTGACTGGATTTGATATAAATAATAATTTAATTTATCAAGCTAACGTTTTTAATAACGATCTGCGTATTCTACCCCTATCAGAAGTAGTAGTTGAGGTTGAGCCATCTAAAATAATCGCCCGCCGCAGTCAGCAGCGAGCGTGAAAGTTTAACAGCTACAAAACTGAACGGATATTAGCACGATAAGCCGCAGCGTCCAATCCGTCACGTCCATTACTAGGTTGACGATTGATGGCGGTTTGCAAGGCATTAATGCGATCGCTAGTTGCTGGGTGCGTGCTTAAAACTGTCGGCACAGAACCGCTATTTTTCAGCAATTTTCTCATAAAACTTACCATACCCGATGGAGCATAGCCAGCACGTGTTAAGGCTCTTAACCCACGCCTGTCAGCATCAAATTCATCTTGGCGACTGCGGGGACGGTTGAGTGCTAGTTCTACACCAATTCCCACGGCGTTATTGCGATCTAAACCCGCAGCTGTAGCCACACCACTAGCTAGTGCTTTTTGCTGCATTTGTTTGACTAAATGTTTACCACCAATATGACCCCATTCATGAGCCATCACACTGGCGAGTTCCGCTTCATTGTCTGCGGCTTTCATTAAACCTGTGTTGACATAAATAAAACCCCCCGTAGTTGCAAAGGCATTGATAGCATTATCTTCGACCACCTGGAATGTTGCGGGAAGATTTGGGCGATCGCTATTTGCTACTATGCGCCTACCAATTTGTTCTACATAGCGATTAATTTCAGGATTACGGTTAAGTTTAATTTCCCTGCGTAATTCCTGATTCATTTGTGCGCCTAGCTCTACTTCCTGGCGATCGGATATATTTGAGAGCTGAAGTATTTGCGCTCCCCGGAATAACAGTGGTAATAAATCTATAGCCCTTCCAGGTAAAGGTGTACTTAGGCACAGACTCACAGCGACTGCTACCGAAATTAACGGATAAAACCAGCGTCGCCGCCATAGATGATAATTTGCTACCAAGCCTTTCCTGTTATTCATAATTCAGTTAGAAGATATTTTCGGGACACATCTAGTATTTAGGACGTATAGATGCCTTTCTAAGTTGCATTCGTGACTCAGGGATTGATACTGGGGGAGAAGTTATTCAATTTTGAATTGATATGCCCAATTCCCCTTGTAATCAAACTTGTTGCTAAAATCAATTACTTGAATCTGAGGAAGGAAAAATTTCTTATGGCTATTTTAGATTCCAAAGGTCGCTTGTTCGGCAAAATCAATATACTCGACTTATTTGCTGGTTTAGTTATTCTGTTAGTAATATTTGGGATTTTCGTCTTTCCGGGTACTAGTGGTTCTGTAGCTCAAATTGGGGCTAAAAAAACGCCTATAGAGGTAGATTTAGTCGTGCGTGGCTTGAATGTGCGCGATCCTCAGCAGTTATCTGAGCAAGGTTTTAAAACAGGCGGTAAAACTAAAGTCATTATTCGCAATCAGCCTTACGGTGAGATTGGGATTAAATCTGTGAAAGTGCTACCTAGAACTTTAACAGTTGGTCAACCAGATGGTTCGGTCAAGGAATTACCAGACCCCAGAACAAATAATTTTAGTACAGATATGCTCTTGACTTTAGAAGATCAAGCAGAAGTTACTAAAGATGGCCCCGTTTTAGGTAACAGCAAGGTGAAAATTGGTATGCCTTTCGAGTTAGAAGGCTTTAATTACAACTTTAATGCCTCTGTTATCGATGTGCGATTAAAGAAGTAAGCTAACCCCAGCCCTTTAGGGCGGGGCTTTTCAGCAGCCCTGAACTATCCGTACTGAGACTACAGCACAGATAACCCGAACCTCCAGGCAGTCTTACAGACTGCCCCAATAAAGAAATCATTTTTTTGACACACATTCCTATTCAATTCGCGTCAAATTAAATAATTTAGGTTACAAGCTCAGAAGGGTAAAGAAAGTTCAGCCTCAAAAAAAAATCCCACAAACTGATGCAATCTTTGAGCAATTAGACATAGTAAATAAAGATGCTTCGGAAGATAAGAGTGTTTTACGTCTAAGTATGGACGGAAAAGCCCGCGTTAAAATGATTATCATTCTTGAGAGAACCCGTCTCTTGTTTTTCTTGGAATAATTTATTCTTTGGAAGTCCCTTGCATTTTTCGGTCTAGTTCCGCAATTAAGCTTAACCCCGCATAGGATGATAATGTATAGCTAGATACTTAAACAAAAGTAAAATTCTCTGCACTCAAGCTAGCTGCACCAATTCCCTGCAATATCGCTAAATCGGAACCATTCAAAGCAATCAAGGAGTTTTCTTCCTGCTGAGTAATGCTCAAATTACCAAAGCCAATACCTAAACCAGCAATACCAAGGACATCTTCACCTAAAGTAAAGTCAGTTATGATATTCGCGGAGTCGGGAATTTCAGCAGTAGCAATCCAGAATTGGTCTGCACCTGCTCCACCAGTAATGATATTATCACCACCAGAGAGTGCAAAGAATTTGTCGTCACCTGCACCACCGATAAGGCGATCGCCACTTCCGAGAATGAAAGTATCGTCACCTCTACCACCGTAAATCCGGTTACTACCCGAACTACTGATAGAAGCGTCGATAACATCACTTTCATCACCACCGAAAATCAACCCACCGCTACCGCTAACTTCAATAACGTCTTCTCCAATAGTGCCAAAAATAGGTTCTGATGTTGGTTCTATTAATGAATCCACAATGGTAAAAGTACCGCTATTAGCATTGGAATCTACCTCATACCCTTCCCCTGCTTCAACAGTAAAAGTCGCGGTTTCTTCTCCTTCAATTTCCCCATCATTTAAAACAGGTAAACTTATTTGAGCATTTTGCTCGGTGATGGTAAAATTAAACTCACTGTAATTACTAGTATTACCAACTGTAGGAATCACACCTTGTGTAAATGCAGGTATGATATCAACTACTAATTCTTCATTAGACCGACCATTAGCTAAATCCACATAGGTAAAATCATCTTCTGATGAATACCACATATTCGCATTAAAGCCGAGAGTTCCTCCCCTATGACCTACAACTACTCCTAAGTCGGGAGTTTCAAAACTCATCATTCCTAAACCATAAGAAAATCCTCTACCAGTATCTACCAAGGTAAACATTTGAGCTAGACTTTCTTTTGAAAGTAACTCTCCTGCGTATAAAGCTCGTGCAAATTGGGTTAAATCTTGTGTATTAGAAACTATTGCACCGCTAGTCCACGTCCAAGAAGGATTAGCAATAGAAACATCATCTAAAATACCATCAAAATTAAAATCTAAATAACCCTTAACATAACCTCCTGGAATTTCTTCTTCTTCTGCAAAGAAGGTATTTTCTAGTTGCAAAGGTTCAAAAATTTGCGATCGCATTTCGGCAGCTATATTGTTACCAGTAGCAGCTTCAATAACCATTCCTGCCAAAATATAGTTAGTATTGGAATATTGCCAGGATTCTCCTGGTGCAAAGAATTGTTCTACATTATTAATTAAATTGATTATCTCTTCGGGTTGCCAATTTCGTAAAAAGATATTGGGGTTAGTTACTGCCTGCTGTAGTAAGATACCATTGTATTCGGCAATACCACTGCTATGATTGAGTAATTGTCTAATAGTAATCTTATCGGAGTCAGGAATATTGGCTGTTACTTCTTGGGATAACCAATCAGTGAGAGTATCTTCAAGAGTCAGTTTTCCTGCTTCTACTAACTTCAGGATGGTAGTTGCAGTAAAAGTTTTGGTAACACTACCAATTTGAAAGCGATCATCAGACTCCAATGGTGTATTATCCTCTATAGTGGCGACCCCCGCAGCTTCAGACCAGTTTCCTAAAGGAGAGGTAATAGCTATAGTTGCTCCTGGTACTTGTGGTGTAACTTTCTCG from Nostoc sp. UHCC 0870 includes these protein-coding regions:
- a CDS encoding DUF4330 domain-containing protein, whose protein sequence is MAILDSKGRLFGKINILDLFAGLVILLVIFGIFVFPGTSGSVAQIGAKKTPIEVDLVVRGLNVRDPQQLSEQGFKTGGKTKVIIRNQPYGEIGIKSVKVLPRTLTVGQPDGSVKELPDPRTNNFSTDMLLTLEDQAEVTKDGPVLGNSKVKIGMPFELEGFNYNFNASVIDVRLKK